The Tamandua tetradactyla isolate mTamTet1 chromosome 5, mTamTet1.pri, whole genome shotgun sequence genome window below encodes:
- the ANAPC7 gene encoding anaphase-promoting complex subunit 7, protein MDPGGAAILAPSLRRSYRPLVPPPLPPLAAALCARMNVIDHVRDMAAAGLHSNVRLLSSLLLTMSNNNPELFSPSQKYQLLVYHADSLFHDKEYRNAVSKYTMALQQKKALSKTSKVRPSTGNSASTPQSQCLPSEIEVKYKMAECYTMLKQDKDAIAILDGIPSRQRTPKINMMLANLYKKAGQERPSVTSYKEVLRQCPLALDAILGLLSLSVKGAEVASMTMNVIQTVPNLDWLSVWIKAYAFVHTGDNSRAINTICSLEKKSLLRDNVELLGSLADLYFRAGDNKNSVLKFEQAQMLDPYLIKGMDVYGYLLAREGRLEDVENLGCRLFNISDQHAEPWVVSGCHSFYSKRYSRALYLGAKAIQLNSNSVQALLLKGAALRNMGRVQEAIIHFREAIRLAPCRLDCYEGLIECYLASNSIREAMVMANNVYKTLGANAQTLTLLATVCLEDPVTQEKAKTLLDKALTQRPDYIKAVVKKAELLSREQKYEDGIALLRNALANQSDCVLHRILGDFLVAVNEYQEAMDQYSIALSLDPNDQKSLEGMQKMEKEESPTDATQEEDVDDMEGSGEEGDLEGSDSEAAQWADQEQWFGMQ, encoded by the exons ATGGACCCCGGCGGGGCTGCCATTTTGGCGCCTTCCCTGAGGCGCTCCTACCGGCCTCTGgtgccgccgccgctgccgccgttAGCGGCGGCTCTGTGTGCCAGGATGAACGTGATAGACCACGTCCGGGACATGGCAGCCGCGGGACTGCACTCCAACGTGCGGCTCCTCAGCAGCTTGCTACTTACAATGAGTAACAACAACCC tgAGTTATTCTCCCCATCTCAGAAGTACCAGCTTTTGGTATATCATGCAGATTCTCTGTTTCATGACAAGGAGTATCGGAACGCTGTGAGTAAGTACACCATGGCTTTACAGCAGAAGAAAGCCCTAAGTAAAACGTCGAAAGTGAGACCTTCAACTGGAAATTCTGCATCTACTCCACAAAGTCAG TGTCTTCCATCTGAAATTGAAGTGAAATACAAAATGGCTGAATGTTATACAATGCTAAAACAAGATAAAGATGCCATTGCTATACTTGATGGGATCCCTTCAAGACAAAGAACTCCCAAA ATAAATATGATGCTGGCAAACCTCTACAAAAAGGCTGGTCAGGAACGCCCATCTGTCACCAGCTATAAGGAAGTGCTACGGCAGTGCCCATTAGCCCTTGATGCCATTCTAG GTTTGCTGTCCCTTTCTGTAAAAGGTGCAGAGGTGGCATCTATGACAATGAACGTGATCCAGACTGTGCCTAACTTGGACTGGCTCTCTGTGTGGATCAAAGCATATGCTTTTGTGCACACTGGTGACAATTCAAGAGCAATCAATACCATCTG ttcactagaGAAAAAATCATTATTGCGAGATAACGTGGAGCTACTGGGAAGCTTAGCAGATCTTTACTTCAGAGCTGGAGACAATAAAAACTCTGTCCTCAAATTTGAACAGGCGCAGATGTTGGACCCTTATCTGATAAAAG GAATGGATGTATATGGCTACCTTCTAGCCCGAGAAGGGCGActggaggatgtggagaatctTGGCTGCCGCCTTTTCAATATTTCTGATCAGCATGCAGAACCCTGGGTGGTCTCTGG gtGTCATAGCTTCTATAGCAAACGTTATTCCCGGGCCCTCTATTTAGGAGCCAAGGCCATTCAACTGAACAGTAATAGTGTTCAAGCTTTGCTACTTAAGGGAGCAGCTCTTAGGAACATGGGAAGAGTCCAAGAAGCAATAATCCATTTTCGGGAGGCCATACGACTTGCACCTTGTCGCTTAGATTGTTATGAAG gtcTCATCGAATGCTACTTAGCCTCCAACAGTATTCGTGAAGCAATGGTGATGGCTAACAATGTTTACAAAACTCTAGGAGCAAATGCACAAACCCTTACCCTTTTAGCCACTGTTTGTCTTGAAGACCCAGTCACACAGGAGAAAGCCAAAACCTTATTGGATAAAGCTCTGACCCAAAGGCCAGATTACATTAAAGCTGTGGTGAAAAAAGCAGAACTACTTA gcaGAGAACAGAAATATGAAGATGGAATTGCTTTGCTGAGAAACGCACTAGCTAATCAGAGTGACTGTGTCTTGCATCGGATCCTAGGAGATTTCCTTGTAGCTGTGAATGAGTATCAGGAAGCAATGGACCAGTATAGTATAGCACTAAG TTTGGACCCCAATGACCAGAAGTCTCTAGAGGGGATGCAGAagatggagaaggaggagagtCCCACGGATGCCACTCAGGAGGAGGATGTGGACGACATGGAAGGGAGTGGGGAAGAAGGGGACCTGGAGGGCAGCGACAGTGAGGCAGCCCAGTGGGCTGACCAGGAGCAGTGGTTCGGCATGCAGTGA